One stretch of Rosistilla oblonga DNA includes these proteins:
- a CDS encoding prolyl oligopeptidase family serine peptidase, protein MRFLTSLLFVVSGAVCLVVPAAADAAEQAAVHLDAKVEVQMDYLLYLPQDYDQKKAWPLVLFLHGAGERGDDLNLVKMHGPPRLIEEGKEFPFIVVSPQCPKGRWWREFELTALLDDVIATQNVDQDRVYVTGLSMGGFGSWGLAAFSPDRFAAIAPICGGGEPRSTRNFKHVPVWAFHGAKDTAVPLERTQAMIDALKRQGAEPKLTIYPEAGHDSWTETYNNPAFYEWLLAQKRVAKED, encoded by the coding sequence ATGCGTTTTCTGACCTCTCTACTGTTCGTTGTCAGCGGTGCTGTTTGTCTTGTCGTTCCCGCTGCCGCCGACGCTGCCGAGCAAGCTGCCGTTCATCTGGACGCCAAGGTGGAGGTGCAAATGGATTATCTATTGTACCTGCCGCAAGACTACGACCAGAAGAAAGCGTGGCCGCTGGTGCTGTTCTTGCACGGAGCCGGTGAACGTGGCGATGACTTGAACCTTGTCAAAATGCACGGCCCGCCTCGCTTGATCGAAGAGGGGAAGGAGTTTCCGTTTATCGTCGTCTCGCCTCAATGCCCCAAAGGTCGCTGGTGGCGAGAGTTTGAATTGACGGCGTTGTTAGACGATGTGATCGCGACGCAAAACGTCGATCAAGACCGTGTCTATGTGACCGGTTTGAGCATGGGTGGCTTTGGCAGTTGGGGCTTGGCGGCGTTCAGTCCCGATCGTTTCGCCGCGATCGCACCGATCTGCGGCGGCGGCGAACCTCGCTCGACAAGGAACTTCAAACACGTCCCGGTCTGGGCATTCCACGGTGCCAAAGATACAGCGGTTCCGTTGGAGCGAACGCAGGCGATGATCGACGCATTAAAGCGGCAAGGAGCAGAGCCGAAGCTGACGATCTATCCCGAAGCGGGCCACGACTCGTGGACCGAAACCTACAACAACCCCGCATTCTATGAGTGGTTGTTGGCACAAAAACGCGTTGCCAAAGAGGACTAA
- a CDS encoding phosphoribosylaminoimidazole carboxylase: MSEESAARPGNLLANLPQNVPEELTEILASGSGLRVERIVSTGHRSPDDFWYDQPEREWVLLLQGSATLQFADPPESIDLIPGDHVDIAAHRRHRVESTSATEPTVWLAVFYQD; encoded by the coding sequence ATGAGTGAAGAGTCAGCCGCGCGGCCAGGCAATCTGCTGGCCAACCTTCCCCAAAACGTCCCCGAGGAATTGACCGAGATCCTCGCGTCGGGAAGCGGTCTCCGCGTGGAGCGGATCGTTTCGACGGGGCATCGCAGCCCAGACGACTTCTGGTACGACCAGCCCGAGCGCGAGTGGGTGCTGCTGCTGCAAGGGTCTGCGACGCTGCAGTTCGCCGATCCGCCGGAATCGATCGATCTGATCCCTGGCGATCACGTCGACATTGCCGCGCATCGCCGCCACCGCGTCGAATCGACTTCGGCGACCGAGCCGACCGTTTGGCTGGCGGTCTTCTACCAGGACTGA